Part of the Meiothermus cerbereus DSM 11376 genome, GAGCATTTTTGGAGAGTTTGATCCTGGCTCAGGGTGAACGCTGGCGGTATGCCTAAGACATGCAAGTCGCACGGACTGTTTCGGCAGTTAGTGGCGGACGGGTGAGTAACACGTAGGTGACCTACCCCAAAGTCTGGGACAACTAGGAGAAATCTTAGCTAATCCTGGATGTGAACCTCAGCTGTGGCTGATGTTTAAAGCTTCGGCGCTTTGGGATGGGCCTGCGGCGCATCAGGTAGTTGGTGGGGTAACGGCCCACCAAGCCGACGACGCGTAGCTGGTCTGAGAGGACGACCAGCCACAGGGGTACTGAGACACGGACCCCACTCCTACGGGAGGCAGCAGTTAGGAATCTTCCGCAATGGGCGAAAGCCTGACGGAGCGATACCGCTTGAAGGACGAAGCCCTTCGGGGTGTAAACTTCTGAACTCGGGACGATAATGACGGTACCGAGGTAATAGCACCGGCTAACTCCGTGCCAGCAGCCGCGGTAATACGGAGGGTGCGAGCGTTACCCGGATTTACTGGGTGTAAAGGGCGTGTAGGCGGTCTCTCAAGTCCGATGCTAAAGACCGAAGCTCAACTTCGGGGGTGCGTTGGATACTGTGAGGCTAGACGGTCGGAGAGGGTAGCGGAATTTCCGGAGTAGCGGTGAAATGCGCAGATACCGGAAGGAACGCCAATAGCGAAAGCAGCTACCTGGACGATTTGTGACGCTGAGGCGCGAAAGCGTGGGGAGCAAACCGGATTAGATACCCGGGTAGTCCACGCCCTAAACGATGAGTGCTGGGTGTCCGACATCTGTTGGGTGCCGTAGCTAACGCGTTAAGCACTCCACCTGGGAAGTACGGTCGCAAGACTGAAACTCAAAGGAATTGACGGGGGCCCGCACAAGCGGTGGAGCATGTGGTTTAATTCGAAGCAACGCGCAGAACCTTACCAGGTCTTGACATCCACGGAACCCTGGTGAAAGCCGGGGGTGCCCGCAAGGGAGCCGTGAGACAGGTGCTGCATGGTCGTCGTCAGCTCGTGTCGTGAGATGTTGGGTTAAGTCCCGCAACGAGCGCAACCCTTGTTGCTAGTTGCCATCAGTTCGGCTGGGCACTCTAGCGAGACTGCCTACGAAAGTAGGAGGAAGGCGGGGATGACGTCTGATCCGCATGGCCCTTACGACCTGGGCGACACACGTGCTACAATGCCTGCCACAAAGCGCTGCGACCCGGCAACGGGAAGCCAATCGCATAAAAGCAGGCTCAGTTCGGATTGGGGTCTGCAACTCGACCCCATGAAGCTGGAATCGCTAGTAATCGCGGATCAGCCATGCCGCGGTGAATACGTTCCCGGGCCTTGTACACACCGCCCGTCAAGCCATGGGAGTGGGTTTTGCCTGAAGTCGCCGGGAGCCGCAGGCAGGCGCCTAGGGTAAGGCTCATGACTGGGGCTAAGTCGTAACAAGGTAGCTGTACCGGAAGGTGCGGCTGGATCACCTCCTTTCTAAGGAGCGTTTACGCAGCGTGTCTGCGTCATCTTGCGTCGCCTAGCGCCGCAAGCAAGCTCGGCTGATCTTTCTTTGTTCAAGGCAAGCGCCCTTCGGGGCGCTTTTTTATTTGCTCGTCCCCTCAAAGCTCGAGTCCGCTCCAAACCGCAGGATATGTGCCTTCATACACGACAAATGCGCTTGTTCCGTGTAAACTAAAACAAGGTACCCATTTTTGGGTCATTGGAAAGTTGTTACAGTATGCGTTATTCAGTTGGTTCGCGCCGCCGTAGACCCAAGCGCGGCATGTCCGGGGTTACCAGGCCCCAGGTGCTGCCGCAATCGCGCCGCCGTGTGACTTCGGCGGGGGGTGTGGTATTGCGGGAGCGGGCGGGCGGAAAGGGCCTCGAGGTGCTCCTCATCGCCATCAAGGATGGGCGGGTCTGGAGCCTGCCCAAAGGCCAGGTGGAACCAGGGGAGCGCTACCCGCAGACAGCAGTCCGCGAAGTACGCGAGGAAACCGGCATCGAGGCCAAGGTGCTGGCCCCTTTGGGTAGCATTCGCTACCACTTCACTGTAAAGGACGATGGCATCCAGACCACCGTGACCAAAGAAGTGCATCACTTTTTGATGGGCTATGTGGGCGGAACCCCCCGGCCCCAAAAGGAAGAGGTGGACGGGGTAGCCTGGTTTCCCGTGCGCGAAGCCCTAAAACGGCTCTCTCACCAGAACGAGCGCAACGCCGTTCTCAAGGCCCTGGCCTGCTGGGACACCCAGGCCCCGCTGGGGGCACAGCCATAATAGCGGTTCTCTTGGTTTATGCGCTTGAGCAAAACGCGCCTTGATCAATCTTTCTTTTTGAATACCTCTCCAAAGGGGGCAGTTATCAGGAGGATGAGCACCAGCAAGCCCAGGCCCACCACAGCTCCTAAAATCCATTCCATTGGGGTTACACTCGAGAGCATCGTCTAGCCTCCGTATCACCACAGAGCATAGCATACCCCCCTTGGGTATTTGAAGCCCTATCCTATCCCCAGGCCGGTCGTTGGGCCAGGCGGAAGGGGGTCAGGTCGAGCGGGCTGCGCCCATACAGGGCCAGCTCAGCCATAGCCTCCCCTACTGCCGCCGAGTGTTTGAAGCCGTGGCCCGAACAGGGCGAGGCCACCAGGATGCGCTCGGAGTTGGGGTGGTGGTCGAGGATGAAGTCGCCATCGAGCGTAGAGGTATACAGGCAGGTGGCGCTCCTAAGACACCCAGGACCCAGCCCTTTCAAACGACCCTGCACGTAGCGGGATAGGAAGGACTGGGTCTCGGCTTCGGATATTTGGCGCTCTACCTGGTCGGGGTGGGTGGACACCTGCGACTGCTCGGTAGCTACTTTTACGCCCTGCAAAACCTGGGGGAAGCCATAAAAGTGCTGTC contains:
- a CDS encoding NUDIX hydrolase, which codes for MSGVTRPQVLPQSRRRVTSAGGVVLRERAGGKGLEVLLIAIKDGRVWSLPKGQVEPGERYPQTAVREVREETGIEAKVLAPLGSIRYHFTVKDDGIQTTVTKEVHHFLMGYVGGTPRPQKEEVDGVAWFPVREALKRLSHQNERNAVLKALACWDTQAPLGAQP